AATCTGCGATCGAGGGCACAAAGGCGCTGCGACGGGAGCTTGTGGAGTTTGAGCTGTTGGAGCTGCTTGAGGGCAGGTAGATTCCCTGCATGTTGTTGGGGTTAATGATCAGGTAAGTGGGTCCGCCTCCAGCACTGTTCAGGTAGTCCATTCCGGGAAACTGCGGCGGGGGACGGCTGGGCGGTGGGGGTTGCGGATAGTACGGGTAGTAGGGATAGTGCGggttgtggtggtggtggtgtctATCCGAGTCGTGATCCGAGTTCGAGCTAGGTTGCTGCACAATTATGATCGGCTGGGTGTTTCGATGGCTCTCCTGGTTGTCTCCTCGCTTAATGTTCCACAGCAGGCGGGGAACGATCTTGGAGAAGGCTTGGGGAACACGAATGACATAATTGGATTGCTGTCGGTTACGACCACGTCAACTTACCATTCTCCTTTTGGTTCTTCCCGCTGGAGGTCTGCTGGGCAGAACTCCAGGCAAAAAGAGCAGTGAGAAGGATCAAGGCGCTAACGGTTCTCATTGTTTCTCAGTCATAGACTTCTGTAGTTGACTGTGTTCCTCCACTGGCCATCTGCTGACTTTTATACCCAAGGCCCATTAATTACTTTTGCTGAGGCTTCACCATTGGC
The genomic region above belongs to Drosophila takahashii strain IR98-3 E-12201 chromosome 2L, DtakHiC1v2, whole genome shotgun sequence and contains:
- the LOC108069080 gene encoding uncharacterized protein, with the translated sequence MRTVSALILLTALFAWSSAQQTSSGKNQKENAFSKIVPRLLWNIKRGDNQESHRNTQPIIIVQQPSSNSDHDSDRHHHHHNPHYPYYPYYPQPPPPSRPPPQFPGMDYLNSAGGGPTYLIINPNNMQGIYLPSSSSNSSNSTSSRRSAFVPSIADLLQGLNLDDLADGSLFEDDSEVINAAEDGNTEVHGSEGPIPQADDDREEDVISEDAVEALERQTNRGLSPKHLVSILMQDKRRRRIQEVLAGIYLRNYNLNRK